The window tcGTCTTTATCTCCGggcaatttatttattggagaGCCAAAAATCAGTGTCCTTCGCCCAATTACTTCAATTAATTCCCAATAAATCGATTAAAATAATGCTATGAATCTGTGCCTCTGAGATGCCAATTTCTCAGTCAAAATCTCTTCTCCTATCCTCAATCCctcgtcttcttcatctccGGATCCGCCTTCTTGCTTCACTCCGTCCTTCTCTGTCGCCATTAATggcttcctcttcctcttcctccatcATTTCCGAGTCTGCTGCGGGAGAAATCGCCGAAGGATTCATTCATTGCTGATTAAAATCTGAACAGTACGtttacttcttcttcttcttctctctctgatttcttctttttccttttacttcCACTTCTCATTCTCTGTAATCAATTCCTCTACTCCGCCGCTGAATCCGCTTTTCCTGTTTTCATCAGCCGGATTAGCCGATCAAGTTCTTCGTTCTTCCGTGTATTTAACCACCGGAAATTCACATTCTTCGAAAAAAAAAGCCCTAGCCGGAATTCCGATCGGAAGCGAGATTCAGAGTGAATCGATGACTCAAACGGCGTCGTTTAGTTTCGCCAATCGTAAAAGTTCCTCGAATTTGGAGCGGTTTCTTCAATGCGTTACTCCTTCCGTTCCTTGGCGAACTCTTCCTCAGGTAAAAAGCAAAAAACccttaatctttttatttttccgtttattttgttaatttattgttatattataccttaattttaattacagaatttaaaattctCCCATTTTCCGCCaccattataatttattttccatattcaccgttataattattaattttcttgccATTTTTATAGATAAAGATATTTACtacatttattatatttattatattttttctgNaaaaaaaaaaaaaaaaaaaaaaaaaaaaaagagtcggAGTGAATCCGCGGGAATAATACTAAACGTGGCGGATAGATTTCTAATTTCCTCAACTCGCTGAGTCaccttttctcctttttgtctttttgtgTAAATTATGTAATGGGCCGAGTCGTTGTCCTTCTGGGCCCATTAAGACTAAGATAGCTATAATATTCTCCGaatataccatatatatacaccAATCTCCTCTTCtactaatttataataatgccaaattaataaaaatatttttgctaaaaaaaataatttaaaaaatttttaaaccttaaaaattttcaataatactcttgaattttaaaaattttaaattttaaaagtagctTCAACATTATCAACGGAATCTATTAGCATCTCATAataggtattttttattttttttcttttaaagtttgaacgtatttttttaaaatttttttaataaaaaaaatggtattaatgaaacttttgaaaattcgtatttttaaaataaagtataaacGGTTTCCGTCCGAAATTAacggtaattttttttttttttttttgaaagtttaaggatattattgaaacttttgaaagtttttgggtatttttttaaataaagtagggtttttttttttttttttaataatttagtgaatttatgataattatttttaatcaatatataattatttttattgaattatgtttCTGGTGTAgtaattataaactcattatcataatattttttaaattagctatttttgtcatttggttagaaaacaaaataaattattattttttttaaattatatttaggcCGACCCTACAAGGGTGGCCATTAAGCAACGTGCTTAAAGAGACGGGCCCACGTGTCATATTGATTGgcttttaaagaaatattccTCTACTTTTTCCCttccataaataaaaatattttgtaaattaaatttgattgataTTCATCACAAAAAGATAGAACTTGTGGGGCATCATTTTTCGTCATGAAGTGCTAAATTAGAGGTGTTAAAAGAATGGGTTGGGCACCAACtcgaaaaattttaaattaataatcattCGGTTGGATTGTTAATAGTAAGGATTGTTTGtttgagtttaaaaaatttataatcgaACAATTGAATTAGGTATAAAAGGATGTTCCTACCTAACTtgggttaggaatcacgactctccacaatagtatgatattgtccacttcaatagtatgatattgtccactttgggtattataagctctcgtagctttgttttgggctaccccgaaaggcctcataccaatggagattaGTTAGTATAACCCATGGTCTTCTACTAAattaactaatgtgggactcactcccatcAATCCtccctgaggcttatggagctctcgaatagcctccccttaatcgaggctcgactcctttctctggagccctcaaacaaagtacaccctttgtttgacactttagtcacttttgactacaccttcgaggctcacaattctttgttcgatatttgaggatgctattgacatggctaagtttagagcatggttctaataccatgttaggaatcacgactctccacaatggtatgatattgtccactttgagcataagcgcTCGTGGCTTTGTGTTGGGCtaccccaaaaggcctcatgtcAATGGAgattagtattcctcacttataaacccatgatcttccactgaattaaccaacgtgggactcactcccaataatcttcaacaaCTTGACCCAACCTATGAACACGCTTATGCTAAATAATGTTGTAATTACATCATTTTTAGTCCATATATTAGTGTTTTTCGTTTTAACTGAAACGTTAATGTTAGACTTTATTATTAACTTGCTTGAGATTTAAAACTTCACTCAAGCTTTTCGGGTTTAGCGATGATTTATTATCGCATTAGAGTAAGAGGTCGAGTAGGAGGTCGAGTAGGAGGTCGTGTGTTTCGAAAGAGTGATCAAGAGGGTGGGAATTTGAAGCCATTGGTTGCTGTGCTGTCTAAGCCTCATTTTGTTGTATGCAATTCATGGAAGATCTTTTGTGCAGCCAGTAGGGTAGAACTTGCTTGTAAGTGTTTCTGTCTTACTTTCTCTAAACTTACtatcatcttttctttttcatatagAGCTGCCTTCATGATCTCAATAGTCATTGGCAACAACCTGATAAAGATACGGTTCAGTACTTCACGCTCGGCGAGCTATGGGATTGCTATAACGAATGGAGTGCATATGGCGCCGGTATCCCGATACAGTTGAACGGTTCCGAGACTGCCATGCAGTTCTATGTGCCTTATCTGTCTGCAATTCAGATCTACACAAGCAAGCCTGTTGCCCCTCCCAGGTATACTTAAAAAGGGAATGTTTGATATGCTCCTGTTGTATTGCACTGTATTATGAGATgtcacgttggttggggaggagaacggaacattttttataagggtgttgaaacctctccctaatagacgtgttttaaaaaacttgaacGGAacatatctgctagtggtgggcttggctGTTATAGTATGTAATCTATTTTTGTTCGATTTCTCTTTATAGAAACCGAAGATATGATAGCGACATGGCAGAATGCGAAAGTGATTCGTGGAGTGACGATAGCTGGAGTGATAACCTGTCAAGATCCTTGAGCAACAACTCTAGCAGGACATGGGATGCGGTTTCTGAAGATTCGAGCTTCGACCAGGACGGATCGTGGTCGTTAAGGGAAAAACTTGGTTACCTCTCTTTACAATATATGGAGATGTCTTCTCCTTATTGGAGAGTGCCTCTTTTGGACAAGGTATGCCTATTTTTTGAGCTTgcataaaagaaaagtatatCCTCAACCTCGACGTTCCGACGAGCATTTCTCGTCGAGGTTGGAAACTCGATGTCgttaagaacaagaaaaacaaaacctattgaacttcaaatttaactGTTCTATAGTGGTTGATATTATGAACATTTTCTTTACTTATGttcgaaaattttcatttcagaTAACGGAACTAACTCAAACATATCCAGCTCTAAATACACTTAGGAGCGTGGATCTTTCTCCAGCAAGTTGGATGGCTGTTTCTTGGTAAACAACACCGCCTTCCTCTATCTATCGATCGACACAAGCTTTCGggttattgattttgtttgctGCGTTCGGCTTGAATCAGGTATCCTATTTATCATATCCCGAGTCAAATAAACGACAAGGACTTCTCGACATGCTTTCTAACGTATCATACATTGTCTTCGTCTTTCCAAGGTGCGTAATTGTCTGTCTATACTCGTTTCCGAATATGTTAGAATTCTTTGTCCAATGTTTGATGAATTCCAGATTGCTCCATGGATCATGAAGGGCAAGATGGATGTACTTGTTCGAATATCGCAACCGCAGGCCAAACCGACGACAAAACGAGcggtttttcttcttcttcttcttcttcttcttgcctTTTCCCATTTGGGTTAGCCACTTACAGAATGCAGGGAGATCTCTGGCTGCAGCCAGAGACATCGGATTACGAACGGATGGTCGATCTCTATCATACCGCCGATTCGTGGTTGAAACAGCTCAACGTTCATCACCACGACTTCAACTTCTTTTCCCTTCACTCAACCTTGTAGATAATGAGCTTCTTTTGTGCAACCAACATGAGAATACTATGCCTTGCCTCTTCCCACAGCACTTCACTTGACAGTTTAGCTAGAAAACTGAGTTTGATTGATTAAGAACAACAATCCTTTTGTAGTTTTTAactcagaaaaaaaaatgatgaacaaacAATTGTTGTGCTTTGAGGATGAGTTTTGTATTTAAGTTCAAGGCTGCTGCTTTCCTTTGGACCTTTTGTTGTGCTGTGTCGTGGACTTCCCTGACATTTAGAGGCTGCTGCTTTTTACAACATGCCTGATTGGAAGTTGTTTTGTAATGCAAGTTTCTATTATTGTACGTTACACGCTCTCGAGAAGCTTCTCGGCTCGTAGCTTTTAATAGACTCAAAACACGTACTTAGATCGTTCCTTTTTCTGATATACGAAATATGATCGATTTTGTTTGCTAGTGtgacgaaaaagaaagaaaagcgCTTCTGGCCTAGGGATGTCCCCACACGGAGAGTTTGCCCTCCCGGGTATGTTTGCCATATATCGGAGTGGAAGATGGAATCCGGGCGGATTGAGGCAAAAAAATCTCTTCAAAGACAATATTCAATAACTGAGAAAGCGCATCCAAACCAATGGTATCAGCCTGGTTTGTTGGGTTGGGTAATGTCTCGCAGCTCCCCTAGTTTGTTTGGTTTGGGAAAAGCGGTTGCATGGAGCGGAACATCGGTCGAAACAACCGATGTTCCGGGGGCCCATTAGGATAGTCGTGTGACATGAGCACCGGACTAAGGGGTGTAACTATTTCTAgttctttttgaaaaaaaatgtatttttcgaGGTAGAATTAAAAGCTGGATTCAGAGCCCTAATAGTCTCGATACGAGATTTTTCTACCTCCCTTACGATAGGATCGAATTACCTACTTgacttgttttaaattgtttCTATGGTTGATGACGATCACCACAAACTAATGCAGATTCTTCTagtatgttttgttcttactcacgtgattttaagaaacttaccgaaaaattgtaaatatatttaactttgGAGTTCCGAGAAGGAAGTAGAGGTGTTCAAGATATTGGATGACTAGAAAAATCCAATCAACCGAACCTGTATGGTTCGAGTTggattataaacttatttcaGTGGGAcagattcaaaaaaaaaaaaaaaattatgggttGAGTGGTTCGTTAATTTTCAAGAAACTGGATCGGGTTGAACggaattcatttaaatttattattaatttaaaaatatatatttttactcgcaataaaattatataaacgacatttatttttatttttatttaatttctcgaTTAtgttattcaaaatatatattcaaattaagtttaaatttgaatagaCCATCCAAACGGCCCGAACCAACTCAATCCATAAAATTTGTGGTTGAACGGTGTGAGTTGAAAAATTTACAGAGTAGATAAATTGGTTGAGTCTAAACATCCAAACCCGACACACAAACACTCTCGAGATGGAAGAATAGTTTGTTAATATAGATAATAACTATCCgctttttaaacattttttaattatcataataaaactcatttattatttattttatcattttatcttatttgaGTTATCCATgagaatcaaaatgaaaaccgtaagaaaaatatgtttgggctttaaatagtaaattaataattcCATAAATCATGTTCATGTAATTTAAGAAACTTCTGTGAATCGTTTAATAGGTAATTCCATAATTACACAATTTCTAATAATTCGAACCAATTTCTTCAAAAAGCCACCTCGAATTTGCAAAAACTCCAATGAATTTGAGAATTGGATTAAGAAATTCTCAGAAATGTTCTtgagaaaatgatgaacaaataCCTTAATTGGGAAGGAAATTGTAAACCCAAAATTTCTCATTGATTTTGAGAATGAGAGCCGTAGAGGCACCCATCGCAACCGTCGCCATTGCTTCGCTGGGATCAATTCTTCATTTAAACCGTCTATGAAACTGCAGGAAAATTGTTGAGTTCGTGTGTTTGTGGATagtaatgaaacaaaaagaagggaTTCATGCGTTACAAGACTCCGTATCTGTTGGTTTCGATTACTTATACTTCCATATATTGGGGATTAAGCTCCACGCAACCGGATCCAGTGCCTGATTCCGATTCCGATACCGATTCTTCTGTGTTCTTCGTGTCGATTTCGTGTAATTCGATGGTTCAGAGTTGGTAATTTGCGAACAAATTCAAATGGCGGCGCTCTTGATTCTGACGTTCGCGTTTGGATTTGTGTTTGGGGTTGTGGCAACCGTTGCAGCGGAGGCTTATGGAGCGTTCGTCATTTTGAACAAGTTGAGCAAGAGGTCTCAGAAGGATTTGGCTAAAGTTAATGCCAAGTTAGCGCAATCCAAGCCAGATCTCCATCAATCCCTCGATTATCTTTCCCACAAACAGGTATTTTATGGTGCCCTAATCTTGGAAATGAGCGTTTGTTGTTCTAAATTCAGGTTTTCTGTGTTCTTGTTTCGCTCCAGAATTCATACCTGTGGAAATTTCATTGAAATTCCATAGTTTCGCCACTGATTAATGTTCGTTTTGGTGATTGATTTTACTATAATTCTGGATTTTGGTGCTTATTTTACTTGCATAGATTCTGTTTTGGTGCTTATAtgagtaaggaatacatctccattggtatgagaccttctAAGGGCtcaaagccacgagagtttatgcccaaagtggacaatatcatactattgtggagagtcgttattcctcacatgatatcagagtcatgtcaatagaatcctcaaatgtcgaacaagtgtactttgttcaatgACTttagaaaaggagtcgagcctcaattaagtgGATTAAGGGGGTATCAGAGTTATGCTCTTAACTTAGCtatgttaatagaatccttaaatgttgaataaatgatgtattttgttcgaggactccagagaaggagtcgagttCCATAGACCTCAAGGAaagctctatagtgtactttgttcgaggggaggattgttgatgTTCGTTTTGGTGATTGATTTTACTATAATTCTGGATTTTGGTGCTTATTTTACTTGCATAGATTCTGTTTTGGGCTCTCTGAAATATACATATGGGAATAACTTTGATATGAGAAGATTGCTTCCAAGTTATAGCCATAATGCTTCAATTTTAGCTAATTCTTAAGAGGAAACTATATCATCCGTGGCAGTGATTTAGCTAATTCTTAAGAGGAAAATATATGATCAAGTAGGCTGGTAATATAAATGTGATATTCATTCCTTAGGGTTCTGTTTGGATACTAGAATCGAGCGTCGTCGAAGATTTCAAAGAGAAAGCGactaaagaacaaaagaaaaggaaggattTCTGGGAGGTAACTCCTAGCAAAAAGTATGCAAGAATCAAGGACCATTCGTTAACGATATTGGAACCGGATGGTAAGGAGAAAACAATTCGATTAAAAGGCTGCACCATTGAAGCTGTTTCGGCGTCGGCCCTTCCTTCACGaaaatggtaattttcttcttatttcaCTTGTTTTCAATACTTATGAAATCGATATAAAAAGTTGATTCGGTTGAGTGCTTGTAATATGTCCATAAATCCACACAAAGCACACGATATTCACGAACACATTTGGGAAATTTAGagtagagaaaatgcaaggttTTATTGCTCGATTAGGACACTCGAGAATAAGCTTCGTGTTTTGATAACAGCGGTGAAGTCTCTAGCACGTGATGATGTTCTTGGtcaaattttttgttgggttaaagacatttctgttttgttgttactaattgctttttttttttgagatgcTGAATTGAAGAAATCATCTGTTTTGATGTGATTATTGGAATTTCAGGGTGAAAAGGTTCCctttaaaattggaaaatagAACCTCTGTGATTTATAATGAAAGTaaaacaattttcatttttcttgagACTTCCTGGGAGAAGGAAGCATGGTGTAAAGCCCTGCGTTTAGCGTCGTGTGTCGACAAAGAAAGACTGCGCGGGTTTGCTAAATTGCAGAAAGAGTTCCATAGTTATATCTCTTCATTAAATACTGGGTATCCTTCATTTATGAAGCCCTCTGCAGGGTACTATGTTGAAGCAATAGATAAGGACATCAAGCCTAACGCTTCGTCTTCGAAGGTTCGcctatttttcaaaaagcTGAC is drawn from Cucurbita pepo subsp. pepo cultivar mu-cu-16 chromosome LG09, ASM280686v2, whole genome shotgun sequence and contains these coding sequences:
- the LOC111802382 gene encoding uncharacterized protein LOC111802382 translates to MTQTASFSFANRKSSSNLERFLQCVTPSVPWRTLPQSCLHDLNSHWQQPDKDTVQYFTLGELWDCYNEWSAYGAGIPIQLNGSETAMQFYVPYLSAIQIYTSKPVAPPRNRRYDSDMAECESDSWSDDSWSDNLSRSLSNNSSRTWDAVSEDSSFDQDGSWSLREKLGYLSLQYMEMSSPYWRVPLLDKITELTQTYPALNTLRSVDLSPASWMAVSWYPIYHIPSQINDKDFSTCFLTYHTLSSSFQDCSMDHEGQDGCTCSNIATAGQTDDKTSGFSSSSSSSSCLFPFGLATYRMQGDLWLQPETSDYERMVDLYHTADSWLKQLNVHHHDFNFFSLHSTL